Proteins found in one Microbacterium sp. SSM24 genomic segment:
- a CDS encoding alpha/beta hydrolase has translation MTLFDGIAARVIETPRLNVNILERTGDSPSTPAERTVVLIHGNVSSSLFWQELMEDLPSDLRVIAIDLRGFGGTEHAPVDATRGVRDFSDDVHATLETLGIRKAHLVGWSMGGGVVLQYALDHPVLSLTLESPVSPYGFGGTRRDGTRVTDDDAGSGGGGANPDFVQRLIDHDETDEAPTSPRSVFRAHYVGPEFRRDHEDIWVASMLTTSTATGNYPGDSVASDNWPGFAAGTLGVLNTLAPKHFNVSGVVDLADKPPILWVHGVLDPIVSDSSVYDLATLGKLGIVPGWPGEEAAPPQEMVSQTRDVLARYADGGGQVTELALEGVGHSAHLERPAEFRQALLTVIGYVGPSAHPAPPTEAIIIRSAD, from the coding sequence ATGACCCTCTTCGACGGCATCGCCGCACGCGTCATCGAGACGCCGCGTCTGAACGTCAACATCCTGGAGCGCACGGGCGACAGCCCGTCGACGCCCGCGGAGCGCACCGTCGTCCTGATCCACGGCAACGTCTCGTCGTCGCTGTTCTGGCAGGAGCTCATGGAGGACCTCCCGAGCGATCTGCGCGTGATCGCGATCGACCTGCGCGGTTTCGGCGGCACCGAGCACGCGCCCGTCGATGCGACGCGGGGCGTGCGCGACTTCAGCGACGACGTCCACGCGACGCTGGAGACCCTCGGCATCCGGAAGGCGCACCTGGTGGGCTGGTCGATGGGAGGCGGCGTCGTCCTGCAGTACGCGCTGGACCATCCGGTGCTCAGCCTGACGCTGGAATCCCCCGTGTCGCCGTACGGCTTCGGGGGCACGCGCCGCGACGGGACCCGTGTCACCGACGACGACGCCGGCAGCGGGGGCGGCGGCGCCAACCCCGATTTCGTCCAGCGGCTCATCGACCACGACGAGACCGACGAGGCGCCGACCTCACCGCGCAGCGTGTTCCGCGCGCACTACGTCGGCCCCGAGTTCCGCAGGGACCACGAGGACATCTGGGTCGCCTCTATGCTCACGACCTCGACCGCGACGGGAAACTACCCCGGAGACTCCGTCGCGAGCGACAACTGGCCGGGATTCGCGGCGGGTACCCTCGGTGTGCTCAACACCCTCGCGCCCAAGCACTTCAACGTGTCGGGGGTCGTCGACCTCGCCGACAAGCCCCCGATCCTGTGGGTGCATGGCGTCCTCGACCCGATCGTCTCGGACTCGTCGGTCTACGACCTCGCCACTCTCGGCAAGCTCGGAATCGTTCCGGGCTGGCCCGGCGAAGAGGCCGCTCCCCCGCAGGAGATGGTGTCGCAGACCCGCGATGTCCTGGCGCGCTACGCCGACGGCGGAGGCCAGGTCACCGAGCTCGCCCTGGAGGGGGTCGGTCATTCCGCGCATCTCGAGCGGCCCGCCGAGTTCCGCCAAGCGCTGCTGACGGTGATCGGCTATGTGGGGCCTTCCGCGCACCCCGCCCCGCCGACCGAGGCGATCATCATCCGCTCCGCCGACTGA
- a CDS encoding SRPBCC domain-containing protein has translation MVDVQRQLDAVTREVVAREIDGAPSHVQTLAQTYPSPIEDVWDAATSGERIARWFQPVSGDLRLGGRYQIEGNAGGEILECAPPSAGSAHYTATWEYGGGVTWLTVTLTADGEDATRFELKHTARVGDIPPGFWDTFGPGATGVGWDGGLLGLALHLSGAGDGPSPAEAEAWATTDEGIAFYRGAADGWGAAHAAFGADAATAARAADQTFAFYTGQAPAGD, from the coding sequence ATGGTCGACGTACAGCGACAGCTCGACGCGGTGACCCGCGAGGTCGTGGCGCGCGAGATCGACGGCGCGCCATCGCACGTGCAGACGCTCGCGCAGACGTATCCGTCCCCGATCGAGGACGTGTGGGATGCCGCCACCAGCGGCGAGCGCATCGCGCGGTGGTTCCAGCCGGTCTCCGGCGACCTGCGCCTGGGTGGCAGATACCAGATCGAGGGCAACGCCGGCGGCGAGATCCTGGAGTGCGCCCCGCCGTCGGCCGGTTCGGCGCACTACACCGCGACGTGGGAGTACGGCGGCGGCGTGACCTGGCTCACGGTGACCCTCACCGCGGACGGCGAAGACGCGACCCGCTTCGAGCTGAAGCACACGGCGCGGGTCGGCGACATCCCGCCCGGGTTCTGGGACACCTTCGGACCCGGCGCTACCGGTGTCGGCTGGGACGGCGGCCTGCTGGGCCTGGCGCTGCACCTCTCGGGCGCCGGCGACGGACCGAGCCCGGCCGAAGCGGAGGCCTGGGCGACGACCGACGAGGGCATCGCCTTCTACCGGGGTGCGGCCGACGGCTGGGGCGCGGCGCACGCCGCCTTCGGAGCGGATGCCGCCACCGCCGCGCGCGCGGCCGACCAGACGTTCGCGTTCTACACCGGCCAGGCTCCTGCGGGCGACTGA
- a CDS encoding ArsR/SmtB family transcription factor: MHALDILGDPVRRRILELLADGERSAGDIGEVVQREFGISQPAVSQHLRVLRESGFANVRPDGTRRLYALEPDPLAAAAAWFDPFRRFWQPHLDALGTELARGRRTRRLANLAEEPVTAGTEKTDAEKTDDTDSTEPLEE, encoded by the coding sequence GTGCACGCGCTCGATATCCTCGGAGACCCGGTACGGCGGCGCATCCTCGAACTCCTCGCGGATGGCGAGCGCAGCGCCGGCGACATCGGCGAGGTCGTGCAACGCGAGTTCGGCATCTCGCAGCCCGCGGTGTCGCAGCACCTGCGGGTGCTGCGGGAGTCCGGCTTCGCGAACGTGCGCCCCGACGGAACGCGCCGCCTGTATGCGCTCGAGCCCGACCCGCTGGCGGCGGCAGCAGCGTGGTTCGATCCGTTCCGCCGCTTCTGGCAGCCGCACCTCGACGCGCTCGGCACCGAGCTGGCGCGCGGGCGCCGCACGCGGCGGCTCGCGAACCTTGCGGAGGAACCCGTGACAGCCGGCACCGAGAAGACCGACGCCGAGAAGACCGACGACACAGACAGCACCGAACCCCTGGAGGAATGA
- the proC gene encoding pyrroline-5-carboxylate reductase: MTDTRALPPIAILGAGSMGGAILHGLVRSGLAEGGVTVTNRTAEKAAALAALEGVTSIALEERPAGNTDAASSADVVLIGVKPAMVPDLLREISPVLRPGTVVVSVAAGVTIATFESILGDDVAVLRSMPNTPSLVGKGVTGLAAGTHADAEATAVVRRLFETVGTVIEVPEAQIDPLSTISGSGPAYFFLVVEEFTKAAIGQGFSEADARLMAEQTFIGAAALLAASEDDPAELRRRVTSPKGTTERAVAVLQEARLDETFAAATAAALARAKELAAGA, from the coding sequence ATGACCGACACCCGTGCACTCCCGCCCATCGCCATCCTCGGAGCCGGGTCCATGGGCGGCGCGATCCTCCACGGCCTCGTGCGGTCCGGGCTCGCGGAGGGCGGCGTGACGGTCACCAACCGCACCGCCGAGAAGGCCGCCGCGCTCGCCGCGCTGGAGGGTGTGACCAGCATCGCCCTCGAAGAGCGTCCTGCGGGGAACACGGATGCCGCATCCTCGGCCGACGTCGTGCTCATCGGCGTGAAGCCCGCGATGGTGCCCGACCTGCTGCGCGAGATCTCACCCGTCCTGCGACCGGGCACCGTCGTCGTGAGCGTCGCGGCCGGCGTGACGATCGCGACGTTCGAGTCGATCCTCGGCGACGACGTCGCGGTCCTGCGGTCGATGCCCAATACCCCGTCGCTGGTCGGCAAGGGCGTGACCGGACTCGCTGCCGGGACCCACGCCGATGCCGAGGCGACCGCCGTCGTGCGGCGGCTCTTCGAGACCGTCGGCACGGTGATCGAGGTGCCGGAGGCGCAGATCGACCCCCTGTCGACGATCTCCGGCTCGGGCCCCGCCTACTTCTTCCTCGTGGTCGAGGAGTTCACGAAGGCGGCGATCGGCCAGGGCTTCAGCGAGGCCGACGCCCGACTCATGGCGGAGCAGACGTTCATCGGCGCTGCGGCGCTGCTCGCGGCATCCGAGGACGATCCCGCGGAGCTGCGTCGCCGCGTCACGAGCCCCAAGGGCACGACCGAGCGTGCCGTCGCCGTGCTGCAGGAGGCCCGCCTCGACGAGACGTTCGCCGCCGCGACCGCCGCCGCCCTCGCCCGGGCGAAGGAGCTGGCCGCTGGCGCGTAG
- a CDS encoding potassium channel family protein, which translates to MVERIRSDAPVLVIGLGRFGAACAGELDRLDREVLAIDESLELVQKWSERVTHTVQADAKNIDALKQIGAQDFQVAVVAVGSSIEASVLITANLVDLKVPQIWAKAVSQSHGKILARVGANHVIYPEREAGERVAHLVSGRMLDFIRFDDDFALAKLYPPKFIRGVGLNESGVRTKYNVTVVGVKSPGKPFRYAEANTVVTNHDLIIVSGTNSDIERFAALDR; encoded by the coding sequence TTGGTTGAACGGATCCGCAGCGACGCTCCCGTCCTCGTGATCGGACTCGGGCGCTTCGGCGCCGCGTGCGCCGGCGAGCTGGACCGACTCGACCGCGAAGTGCTCGCGATCGACGAGAGCCTCGAGCTCGTGCAGAAGTGGTCGGAGCGCGTGACCCACACCGTGCAGGCCGATGCGAAGAACATCGACGCGCTCAAGCAGATCGGCGCGCAGGACTTCCAGGTCGCCGTCGTGGCGGTCGGGTCGTCCATCGAGGCATCCGTCCTCATCACCGCCAACCTCGTCGACCTCAAGGTGCCGCAGATCTGGGCGAAGGCGGTCTCGCAGTCGCACGGCAAGATCCTCGCCCGCGTCGGCGCGAACCACGTCATCTACCCGGAGCGCGAGGCCGGCGAGCGCGTCGCGCACCTCGTGAGCGGACGGATGCTGGACTTCATCCGCTTCGACGACGACTTCGCGCTCGCGAAGCTGTACCCGCCGAAGTTCATCCGCGGCGTCGGCCTCAACGAATCCGGCGTGCGCACGAAGTACAACGTGACGGTCGTCGGCGTGAAGAGCCCCGGCAAGCCGTTCCGCTACGCCGAGGCGAACACCGTCGTGACGAACCACGACCTCATCATCGTCTCAGGCACGAACTCCGACATCGAGCGCTTCGCGGCGCTCGACCGCTGA